In Rhipicephalus sanguineus isolate Rsan-2018 unplaced genomic scaffold, BIME_Rsan_1.4 Seq1062, whole genome shotgun sequence, the genomic stretch AACCTTTTTGAATCTAGATATAGTGAAGTTCGTCACCATCTATGTGGATCTTCATACAACGCTTAGATGCCATCTATGTGACCTGTCTTTCCTGATGTCTTGCACCCCATTCGTGTATCTTCACATCATGTCCACAGTGTGGACGGTTAGTCCTGACTACACTTGTCTGCGAGGCATTCCTTAGGTAGGTTATAACTGAAAGTGAACTGTAGACCGCTAGGCAGCAGATCCCGTCCTCCTGTCGCCTTCCTTCTTCGTGTTTTCGCGCGGTTTTTTAAGCTTCTAGTAGACGAATTCGagcccgccacggtagtctagtggttatggcgttcgactgctgatccgaaggtcgcgggatcgaatcccgagcccggcggctgcattttcggtggaggcgaaaatgtttgaggtccatgtacttagattcaggtgcacgttaaagaaccccaggtggtcgaaattttcggagccctccactacggcgtctctcataatcatatcgtggttttggcgcgttaaagcccagatattagtAGACGAATTCGAAAACGGGAGTACCAGTGAATACACGGGGCACTTACACAAGGTAAAGCTGTTAGACAAGGACGAACGTTGGGCGTTCACTGGAATGTACATTGCCGCGCAAAACATCCAGCGTATGCGCATCTTCATGTCCCCTACGACACACGAAAAATCGCCCTGATTTTCCCACTAGGTAGGCACGTTCCTTTGTCGTTAGATACGCGAATGTATCGCTGGCACAATTTATTTTTAACAGCGAGCTATTTTAGGACtgggtagacatgtgcgccgctGTGCTGCGCCCCGCCACCGTCGCCTGTTTTGCTCTCGCCGctgcgcgccgccgctgaagtcCGAAGAGTGATCACgacaccgccgccgctgccgcgcaaTTATGgtggcgcgccgccgtttgtcaTTTCTTTTAATCCCAGCGGGGAATCTGAACATACGATGCAGGACATCACCGGAAGTTGTCggatctctctctctcctacagTAGTCTTACGACTTTTAGGAGCGAGGCCCACCACTACAGTACTTGGCGCCGCCGTCGGTGTGACGTACTAGGCACGATCAGCGCCACTATCGTTTGATTCGGTAGCACCAACGCGCGCTGAAAACGTAATTTCAGAATGcagcttgcgctgtaattttgattaaattGGGAGGTTTTTTCGCTTGGGCTGTGGGCTTGACAACCCTTGATATCACTGCTATGTGTAGTCACTGCCTTTGAAGGAGTTTTATCTTGTAAACCAGTGTTTTGTGCCGCAGTCAAGGACGTATGCAACGGAGCCCGGTGTGAGCTTTCACACATGTCGTCATGGTAAGAAGCTGCTTGAATATTGGATTTTGAAACTTAAAAATGGCGAAACGCCTTCCCTTACAACACGCGAGTTCAGGCAGAACTTCCGCAATGAATATATCTGCCTCGGCCTGGGGTATCAATGTTCGGTGAGTAATAAAAAGCGGTCAGTGAGTCGGCAATTACAGTTATTAACGTCACTGAATGTAACCTGCCCTTTCAAACAGCAACATTTTATTGCTCTCCCCGACTTACGAGAGGTGTCCAATTACAAAATCTCGATCTTCCGCTCAGTAAAATATTTAAGGAAAAAGACTGCTACAATCTGCAGAAGTAAGGGTCGGGAACAATATATCGGGTCAAAAGAAAGTAAAAGATTTTTCTGTGCGCTTaaaatatatgttttttttttcttctctgtttctTACTAATTTATTAGAAGCCTAAGAAAACTGTGTTTGGCGTGAATTACGTGCCTTTCTGTATTTATGTTTGTTGTGCAATGTAGATAAAATTCATTGCGTTCATGTAACAGACTTGGCGATAGTTCATCTTTCTTGTCATAAGTATGTTTCTTTTACTTATGCTGTGCtcgatatttttttcctttgttatgcttgaagtgtacttataaaatatctGCTTTCTCAACACAATCTCTTCATGTATTGCCTATTCACTTAGAATCCTTCAAGCCTGGCTACGGGTCTAACGAGTGCTCTGTACTTTCGTgtataaggaaaaaaaatacatgaatgaaggaatgaatgaatgaagaacgTGGCGAAATGCAGCCGATAACCTGTATTTGCTTTCTTTACCTTTCCCCGCAGCATGGCGCGAAGAGGTTGGTCGTTAATGCAACGCTAACTCTGAATTCCTACGCCAGGTGGCGTCAGCTTTATTGACAGCAAAATATACATTCTTGTAAAGAGTGCTGCCGGTGGAACATGTGATGCGGTAAATGACTACTACACAATTACACCATATGCATACAAACCTAGCTGACCAAAAGTTCCGATTCGACTGGTTTTTAGTTTATATATGCTGAGCGAATGTCAGCCTTATGGAAGGCAAACAGAGACCTGTTTAGTATGTAAACGACGTGCTAAAGGCACAATATTATTCTTAGGATGTATTATTTCAACGCCTGAAAAGACTATGACAGCAAAGGGAAATTCGTATATAGCTGTCTTTACATCTTCTTCAGCTGTCTTTAGCAACTTTAGCACTCTGCAGTGTTTCCTATACAAAGGCGAATGCAcaaaagcctgcaccaatggcGCGCACTCCAGGCTGACATCACCAGCCGGATGGCCGGTGACACCATCTTTGAAGAGCATTGcggagtgcatgagcgggactacttAGTCGCAGAGCTGATCGGCAGCTGCGCTTTGGTCATCCGTGCGAGTGCTCTTCGGGCTTTCTACTTCGTACCCGACTTTAAGTATGTTCCCGCCTTCGCTAATTAGGATATGCTGAATAAAAGGTCGGTGACTCAATAAATAGATAGCGGTGATGGATAAATTGAATGAAAAGGCACTTGACGTATGCACGTCATGCGCATCTTGGAATAATTATCTATAAGAGCTGGCGAATGCTTGAAGTTTTCTTTAAGCCCACTGAGCGCTTGCTTACGCGGCGCCAAAGGACAGGTCAGCATCCTAAATTGGTGTGAAAGTCGAAAAGGTGTTATCGAGAAAGCTGTCAAACCCCCAGTGGTAAAGCTGAAACGGGCAGCTGTACAACCTCTAATAATTCTGTGCGAAATTTTAGAAAATAGCAATTCATTCAATGCAGGGCACAACGAAAAGGCGCGCTTGTCGTAGCGGTGTTTCCAAGTTACAAGGAGGTGCACATTAAGAGCGAAGATACTGTTTATTGCTCGATTTCCGTAAACCATGTTGGGAGACAGGGAAAGGCAAACGTATGAATGGGTGTTTGTGGAGTGTTAAAGCTTCGTGTGCACTTTACCTTTTTTATGCTATGTGGTGTATTGCCCGGCACGCGTTTTATTGCACCTATGCGAACCGCAAACAAGAGTCATAAAGGGCATCCCATCATatggcatgctttacatgacCTTCACTACTTTTTTACGTTTATTTTGAAAGAGGGTGTGCATACTTGGAACGAAAATTAAACACTGTATAGCTACATGTTCGTTCATATTATTTAAAAATGTTAAAGGAAGTATATTGGACGTCAGATGTTCGATATGTCAACCAGAACGTTCCTAATTTGTGAATATAATGTGATTCGCTGTGCTAAAGCCTTTACTTTTACGCGTTAGCGCCAACAGTCCCTCTGCACGTGTAGCAGAAACTCACCGTCGGTGCTTCAAATTGGGCAGAAACGCTGTGACCATGTTTACCCGCAGTGTCGTCGTCATAAAGCGTGGAACGAGGGTTGCATGAAATGTGATTCCAAGGATGAAGATGCCTTCGGGGACCTGTGCCGTTTCTTTACAGTAGTCGAGTTGCGTCGTCAGTGATGTAGCTTTAAGAAAACTGATGCCAAAGAGCGTAGGTGACATTGCTATGCTACAcagtaaacatttttacacccaaAAGGGTGTAAATGTGCTTGTCCCATGGGCGAGACCCTAAGGGTGTCAACTGAGCACCTTCCAAAAAGGGTGCTTTCCCAAGCACCCTAAGAAGAGGGTGTACATGTAAACAATCTGTAGGGTGTTGCAGAAACACCCTAAAAAAGGGTGCCTTCAACACCCTTCACTTTTTTAACACCCACTGAGGAGGGTGCCAGAAGGGTGTACAAGGGTGTTGAGTGCCCATGGCAGGGGTGGCAGTATTCTTCTAAAGTGCACTAATTGATACCATCATGCACTGATTAGACAGTACTCGAAGGAAGTGGTCGTGATTGGCGATGGTGTGCCAGCGGTCGAGCTCCATTCAATCAGTGTGCGCTGAAATATATCTAAAACCGTGCAATCATGCATCTCGAACTCCtgccgaatatatatatattattatatagatatatatatatatatatatatatatatatatatatatatatattatatctacACGCTGTGCATAACGCGTCTTACACAAAACTAAACCGGCTGCACTTGCATTCGTATAGTCTTCATTTTGCTAATAAAAACCATTTGGTAGTCGGTGCAATTTTACTTTTTCCTGCCAGACATCTTTGTCACTATAGACGTCCAACATGTTCACATACGTAAACCTGATACGCGACATCTAAAATGTGCAATTCTagtttttcagtttcagtttattgagcATTCTTTACAATATATACAATGACAGTGGTTTCAGTTTAAAGTATTCCTTCATGTACACAATCGGTCACGAGAAATGATGTACACGCAAAGATATATGCAGGTTGTCCCATATAACTTGAGACAAGACTTCGAAAATGAAAGGCACCTTAAAGGCGATTTGAACCAAACGtctactattcgcacaagcctatacaTACTCAGACTACTTTTTTATTTACGCCTAATCTAAATGATTATGTTTAATAACctcactttttaattattggctgaaaatcCAAAATATCAACACCGAGCTGTTAATACTTTCAGAAACCACCGTCCGAATTGTTCACTGTACGATACGTCTCATGATGTTATTTTTTCCgtgttgtaaagaaagcccgcaaaattcGAAAAGAAGCTACGTGACCGACCGGTAGCGCAGTGCTTTAGGTTTTCTTTAGAAGACGGAAAAAATAACAGGGCTGGAgatatcgtacaggaaacaattcataCGGTGATTTCTGAAAGTgttctacagctcagtgttcatattttagGTTTTCAGCCAAAAATAAAGTTAGTGAATTAAACATAATTCATTAGTTTaggcaaaataaaaaatattctgAGTATCTATCGGCTCGTGTGAATAGTTTACGTTTGggtcaatttgcctctgaagtgcctttcattttcaatcTTTTCTCATGTTATGTGAGACAACCTGTATACCATGGTCAGAGTGCGCACCTGGCACCTTGATCCATCGTTACATAATAGTATGGAATAAAGAGGCCAGAAACAGAACAAGCTAAAATGAACACGAAACTGAGTTAGGACACACAAAAATCAAAAGGAGGAGGTAATACTTAATTAGAGGTAATTATACACAAAACAACATTCTACAAATGACATTAATGCATATGCAAAACAACATTCTACAAATGACATTAATGTATCACCTAGCACAACCCAACTGAAGAAAGTTGTTCAGGCAATGCGACGCTGAAATTTTCAGCGTCGAATTGCCTGAACAATTTTGTTCGCGAATTTCGTAGCAACAGGTCTCGGTGAAGTGTTGCTCATGCCAAGAAATAGCCGCTCTAGCAAGGTGGTAGTATTGAACGGCTTGCGCCCGTACACAatgttaaaaataaaaaatgcactCATCAGTGCTATCACTCCTTCTTCGGCATTACTGACGCGGAAGATGTTTCGGTTGTCGACGTGCAGGTGTAGGAACTCTGCTTGCTCCAAGCTGGGGCCGCAGTAGACCACGCATGGCGTCAGCGGCATCCTCTCGTCCTGTGATGACAGCAAAAATAATTTGTCATGAAATGATGGTCGTGTTGTTCTGGCAGAATCACATGAAGTGTTTGCTGTGCCTATCCTATATATAGTGTCATGTAATTGACATTAGACGGAACTCAAGGCACACAACCCATACTTATCCAATAATTTCCGTATAACAAAAGTAAGGTAGTTTTCCAGCCTATATCTGCTTCTCGAATTGTGGTGAAGTGCAAGACTACAGCTGAAGAAATTCAGGTGCTTAGGAAAGCCTAAACGCGACTAAAAACATATAAATTCTTCAGAAAGTAATGAGCCCGTGtgaagaaaaattgaaaaacTACAACAAAGTGTGGGACGCATAGGATTCGCCAAAACGCGCCAGAAACTTACATCTTCATGTACAAACAGCGAAGACATTGCTGTTTTTTCCTTGACATCAGATGAAATAATCTTGAGCACAGCAACAGCAAAGAGATCTGCAAAAATCAAATATTTTTAATGACTTTAACCACGCGTCTAACAATTCAAGGAATTCTGACAATTCAGGAATTCAGGAATTCTGACTCCCTCCTTAGAGGTAGCAAGAAATGGACAATTTCCTTGTTCGTTCTACTCTCACAAGAAGCTCCGTGGCAAACTATTCCGCATTTGACGTTGTGCTTCATACTTGCCTGCTTTCTAAACGCCGCACTGTAAACATGCATTTTATGCACTTAATGTGGCGCACGAATTTCTCACCCATAATTTAATCACTTTAATCCATTGTAATTTAATCACAGATATCACAGACCGTCCACTTTTTGGAAGTTTTTGAAAACTTACGTCTGGTTCGAAGTGCGTGACCTTCCTGTTCCTGCCGTGTTGCAGTCTGAATTTCTTTACAGACGTCCTCCTGACCCACTACACGTTTGCGTGCCAAAGAAACAAGCATATCGATTCCAAGCTTGATTTTACTTTTCCATTTACTCCGGTCAATCTTTGGAAGTCTGAAGCAAACTGTACAAAACCAAAGAAATGGTACATCAGCATTTTTGTGCAAGCACACAATCTGAATTGCGCCGTAACCCCCCACAAGACACATCTCAGTAATGTGGCACGTCCCACTGTTGTGGTCAGATTTACACCTATTTTATCGCCTTCACATCTTTGGTAACATAAGCAACGGCACTAACAATGACCATAGAGCGAAGCATCGAGTGCATGTAACAACGCAAGACTGGAACAACGATGATTTTTGGCATAGACACCTTAAGTGACGGGAAACCATTGAACAGACAATGGCGCTGGTGCAAACGTTTCACAGAAGGTACACTTCATCCAGGTAACCAGTTGCTGGCTTGACGATGACAAGGCAGTCAGTGAACTTGTTTTGAATTGAGGAATAAATGTGATTTTCGGTTGCGGCACCACATGGTGCGAATTACGTTTTAGTGTTAATGCAAATGAACGTGTTCTTAAATTTCTAATCTGGTTCGAAAGACATAAAAATTCAATAGCTGTAAATATATTTTACACAAAATACATTTTTCttaaggtaacgcgttaccttgaTATTCCTACATAGAGAAACATTACAGGAGTAAGAATGCCTGCATAGCATATTATTTAAAAATTTACCGAAGCTTGTGTGCATGAACGTTCCCATAATTTTAGTGATTTTAGTAAAGTGCTGAACGTCGTCCTTGCTTGATATAGAAACAAAATTTGCAATGATGCGACACTTTCCGAAGAGATGTTCTAAGGCCATTACTAACACGACAATCAAGGCTTCCAATGACGAAACATTTTTTCCTGTacaaaatattctaaaaatatatTGTTTCCAATTCAGTAATGAAGCATGATCTTTGTGGGTACAGTTGAGATGGCCGCGAAAATGGATAAGGCATCTGGCGTGACATGACCCCTTTATGAGAGGTGTAAACAAATCAATATTACCAGGAGTTGGCTAGGACTAGAAATAGTGCTTGCCCCCTTCATTAGATAGCACTATGGGTTAAGGGAGTAATAAAGGAATGCGGCATGCACTATACGTAAGTACCAAGCAAGGCTACAAGTAAGTGCACAAGAATGTCAGTCATTTTGCTAGAAAAAGATGAAGCAGAGAAGTGCTTCCCTTCAACACTGTCTATCCTATAAAAATAACAATGAAGCCCGGCTTACTCGTTTAAAGTCCATCAGATGTGGATATTTGCGTGTAGCGCTCCCAATGCTCATGTCTGCCACCTCAAGGAGCCTTCTTTTGGCGGTCAAGTTCATTCTGTGGTGAATCATTTTCTCATCTGGTGCAGCATTGAATGCCTCAGCCCGCAGCCATTCCTCGTGTTTTGCGAGGCTATTCTCGTCCTCCCCATCTAGACCGCTGATGTCAATGTCCTGTGGGAAGCGAGACAAATTGTGAGACAGGAAACGCACATTAACTTCATTCTTTGAAGAACGATGTTTGGTGACCCGCCCCATGAAATATGCGCTGTAATAATATACCTTCATTTCGAAAATAAAGGAACAGCTAACGTGTGAAACTGAACTTGCTCCTGAGTTTAAATTTCCCAAATTTCCTCCTGTTAAtgtgaaaaaaatattaattttgtTCGAGCGGCTACAGGATATGCACATAATTGGAAACATAACGATTCTGCAAGCCGACCACTGTGTTCCTTATTTCAATTTCACTCACCATCTTGCGCTTCTTGTGCCGCTTCAATTCATCCGCTGCAGAGTGGTCATCTGGTTTGCGAGATGTAGCAAACTTTCTGCGATTCTCAGCAACGCGAGTGTCGTTGCATAGCGTCCGCCGTTGGTTTTTAAATTTCATCCGGAGTGAGCACCTCCATGAGTCCTGTAAACATTAGAGTATGTTACTTGATCGACAGGAAAAAATTGCACGCATAAGAAGAGTAATAATAACGGCGAGGTTTATGAGGCACTTATGATTATGGGGCATGTTGTAGTGGGAgtctctggattaattttgactacctgggattctttaacgggcGACTAAAAAAGAACGCAGGGGTGTTTTCCCCGATCGAAAAATGGATGCTGTAGCAGGGAATCGATCTCGCATTCTCTAGCTTAGCAGCAGAAAACATTACGTGCCAGGCTGCCACGGCGAATCAACTGCTAATGTAATGTTCAACTAAATGTACACCAGGCCCGAAGCCAGGAtcttttttcgggaggggggggactCTTGCATTGCATTGCGCACGAAGATGACTGCTGCTAAAAGAACTTTTTATGATGTGACATTGCCTAATTTTATGAAGAATGATCcgcaccgtttttggcgccatttgtCACTGGACAATGAAGGCCCCAGGGACATTGTCATCAATGATGAACTTGTGTTGGACTACTCTCGCATTGCAACTAGCGTTAATGATTTTTTTTCAGTCCGTCTTTACTGATAGTTCTGCAGATGGTTTTTCATCCTTCGCGCTAGAATCCGCGTACACTTTGCAGATGCCTGATATAGAGGTATCATCTGAAGGCATTGTAGCACTTTGTCCTAATATTAAAGACAAGAAAGCTATCGGACCCGACGGTATACCAAATGCGTTTTTACGTAGGTATGCGGAGTGGGTAGCCCGATATCTCTAGATAATATTTAAGGCATCGCTAGCACAAAAAGATTCCAGATGATTGGCTAGTTGCAAAAGTTGTCCCGGTACACAAATCTGGTGAAAAGCAAAACATTGGAAACTATCGGCCTATTGCATTGACGTGTGTGCTGCAAGCTTCTTGAGCATATAATATCAAAGTCAATCTATAGTTACCTTGAAGACAAGAAGGTTTTTTCTAATCACACGGTTTTCGACGAAACCTATCCACCGTTACACAACTGGTAGAAACAATTAATGACTTTTCAACTGCACTGAATAACAGAAAACAGATAGACGCTATATGTTTAGATTTCTCCAAGGCCTTTGACCGGGTCGTGCATATGAAATTAATAAATAATCTAATAGAAATGAATATAAGTTATGAAGTTGTTGCATGGATCCGCTCATACCTCACAGGTCGTACACAATACGTCGAAATAAATGGTAGCAAATCCAATGTGTTAAAAGTAACCTCAGGCGTACCACAGGGATCCGTCttaggaccccttcttttcttggtTTATATAAACGATATTGCTCATGACATAGGCGACGACATAACTGTTAGGTTATTCGCAGATGATTGCCTAATatatagagaaattaataatcaTAATGATCAGGCGTCACTCAAGCGAGCTTTTATAGCAGTAGAAGGTTGGGCCGCTAAATGGGAAATGAAAATCAATGAATCTAAATCAGTCATGCTCAGGCTTACCAAGCGAAAAAAGCACGTTATTAAAGGTAATTACGAAATGAATTCCACCACTCTCACCGAAGCGGACACGGTAAAATACTTAGGCCTAAAAATTTCAAATGACTTAAGTTGGAAACCACACGTAAACCAGATTTGTACAGCTGCAGACAAAAATTTGTGGTTCCTTCGCCGCAAACTAAAGCTAGCAACACCATCCGTTAAGCTGCTCGCATATTTGACCTACGTAAGACCAACGCTAGAGTACGCCAGTGCAGTATGGAATCCGTTCCAATCGGGGTTGACAAATCGCattgaaaaaatacagagaaaagccGCTAGGCTAATTTTATCCCGGTATTCTCGAAATGACTCCGTTTCTGAAATGCTTCGA encodes the following:
- the LOC125756496 gene encoding uncharacterized protein LOC125756496 — protein: DSWRCSLRMKFKNQRRTLCNDTRVAENRRKFATSRKPDDHSAADELKRHKKRKMDIDISGLDGEDENSLAKHEEWLRAEAFNAAPDEKMIHHRMNLTAKRRLLEVADMSIGSATRKYPHLMDFKRFASDFQRLTGVNGKVKSSLESIYLFAVAVLKIISSDVKEKTAMSSLFVHEDDERMPLTPCVVYCGPSLEQAEFLHLHVDNRNIFRVSNAEEGVIALMSAFFIFNIVYGRKPFNTTTLLERLFLGMSNTSPRPVATKFANKIVQAIRR